Proteins found in one uncultured Desulfuromonas sp. genomic segment:
- a CDS encoding TolC family protein — MKHLILLGVMIAFLTGCSVTPQPLSLQEVEQRSYQDLTTTLEAQEPVSGPIDLYEAMARALKYNLEGRLKLMEAGLALDQKKVAGFDMLPKLVASAGYQSRDNYSGSSSMALEGPNKGRESLVSSTSQEKESVTSDITMMWNVLDFGLSYVRAKQEGDKVLIAEEHKRKTIQNILQQVRTAYWKAVSSEVLLEDMNLLLEETHGALERSRRIEKEGLSQPRQALEYQRSLLENIRFIKGAIQEMYDARTELARLMNISPSTPFTLVVPVSLEELPQLELDVESLERLAMGQRPELHEEDYRARITALEARKALLQAFPNLNLRAGFNTDTNSFLHNNQWWEAGARVSLNLFKLLSQPTIRQAIKSQQEVDLFRRQALSMAILTQVHLAYNGFLQSRDQFELSRQIEQINARLNALTLAERQSTTGNDLALIRSRTQALATKMSKMMTYAQLQQAFSQVVNTVGLDMLPDKVDDATLVEVKDSLQHSVANVEALLAESRSAE, encoded by the coding sequence ATGAAACACTTGATACTATTGGGGGTGATGATCGCGTTTTTGACGGGCTGCTCCGTCACGCCGCAACCGTTGTCGTTGCAGGAGGTTGAGCAACGCTCGTATCAGGATTTAACCACCACCCTAGAGGCCCAGGAGCCGGTATCCGGTCCCATTGACCTTTATGAGGCCATGGCCAGAGCCTTGAAATACAACTTGGAAGGGCGCCTGAAACTGATGGAAGCCGGATTGGCTCTGGACCAGAAAAAAGTCGCCGGATTCGACATGCTGCCCAAACTGGTTGCTTCAGCGGGCTATCAGTCACGGGACAATTACAGCGGTTCTTCCAGTATGGCCCTAGAAGGTCCGAACAAAGGGCGTGAATCTTTGGTCTCTTCAACCTCCCAGGAAAAAGAGAGCGTCACCAGCGACATCACCATGATGTGGAACGTCCTTGATTTCGGACTCAGCTATGTGCGGGCCAAGCAGGAAGGGGACAAGGTGCTCATTGCCGAGGAGCACAAGCGCAAAACCATCCAGAATATCCTTCAGCAGGTGCGCACCGCGTATTGGAAAGCGGTTAGCTCCGAAGTACTCCTCGAAGACATGAACCTCCTTCTTGAAGAAACACACGGCGCTCTGGAACGCTCCCGCCGCATTGAAAAAGAAGGCTTGTCTCAGCCGCGCCAGGCCCTTGAATACCAACGCTCCTTGCTGGAAAATATCCGTTTCATCAAAGGCGCGATTCAGGAAATGTACGATGCGCGCACCGAGCTTGCACGACTGATGAACATTTCTCCGTCCACGCCCTTTACCCTAGTCGTTCCCGTTTCACTTGAAGAATTGCCACAGCTCGAGCTGGATGTCGAATCCCTTGAGCGGCTGGCAATGGGACAACGTCCCGAACTGCATGAAGAAGACTATCGGGCGCGCATTACCGCTCTCGAAGCACGCAAGGCCCTGCTGCAGGCGTTTCCAAATCTGAACCTGCGTGCCGGATTTAACACCGATACCAACTCCTTTCTGCATAACAACCAATGGTGGGAGGCCGGAGCCAGAGTATCGTTAAACCTGTTTAAACTGCTGTCCCAGCCAACCATTCGCCAGGCGATCAAGTCGCAGCAGGAAGTGGATCTGTTTCGCCGTCAGGCGCTGAGTATGGCGATCCTCACCCAGGTGCATCTGGCGTACAACGGATTTTTACAGTCGCGAGACCAGTTTGAATTGTCGCGACAAATTGAACAGATCAATGCCCGTCTGAATGCGTTGACCCTTGCCGAACGGCAATCCACAACCGGCAACGATCTGGCGCTGATTCGCAGCCGCACCCAGGCCCTGGCTACGAAGATGAGCAAAATGATGACCTATGCCCAGTTGCAGCAAGCATTCAGCCAGGTGGTCAACACCGTCGGCTTGGATATGTTGCCGGACAAAGTCGACGATGCGACCTTGGTTGAGGTGAAAGATTCATTGCAGCACTCGGTAGCCAATGTTGAAGCGTTGCTCGCCGAGAGTCGCAGCGCTGAATAG